GCGTGGGGGTTGACCTGAACACCTCATCGTGGACGCTGTTGCGTTACGTTGCAGGCGTCACGGAGCGGGCCGCGCAAAACATCGTCACGTTCCGGAATGAAAACGGGAGCTTCCGCTCGCGCGCGCAATTGCGGAAAGTTCCAGGCATCGGGCCGAAGACATTCGAACAAGCAGCCGGGTTTCTGCGCATCCGCGACGGCGACAATCCACTCGACATGACCGCCGTCCACCCCGAGTCCTACCAGATCGTGGAGCAGATTGCTCAATCGCTGGGCGTTCCCATCGAGGAGCTGATTAAGAGTCCGGCACTTCTGGAGAAGGTGGACCGCAACCGTCTCGAAGCCGGCGCCTACACACTGAATGACATCCTGGAGGAACTTCGCAGGCCTGGCCGAGACCCGCGCGAGCAGTTTGTGGCACCCAGCTTTGACGAACAGGTTCGCGAACTCTCAGATGTGCAACCCGGGATGGTGCTGGAGGGCGTGGTCACCAACGTAACCAAGTTCGGAGCGTTTGTGGACATCGGCGTCCATCAGGATGGCCTGGTCCACGTCAGCGAACTTGCCAATCGCTACGTCAAAGATCCTTCGGACGTTGTGAAGGCCGGCCAGATCGTGAAAGTGAAAGTCTTAAGCGCCGATCCCAAAACGAAGCGTATCTCGCTCTCCATAAAGGCCCTTCAGGAGCCTTCCCCGAGGCATCCGGCCAAATCGCAACAAAAACCTGCAGCTGCGATGGAAGACAAGATCGCGCTGCTGGCCTCAAAATGGAAAACCCGTTAGCCGCAGCTTCCTGAAGAGCTGTCGCAGGGTTGAAGAACCGCCCACACCAGACGATGTTTACACTCCCACTACGCGTGGTTTAAGCTTTCATTTTTGTCCGTCGCAGATTTCCTCCACGCGCGCTTTGATAACCCACGTGAAAGGGTCTCTGCAATGGACTGCGGCACCAGCAAAACTTTCGTTGTCTGCGCGGAATGGCTGGCAGTCTCTGAAGAGTCGCTGGAAGCCTACTGTTGGCACTGTGTCCGATCCCATTCCAGAAGAAGGTCAATGTGATGCACGAGAAAATTCCCAGTCTCCTCGCAACAATACAGAAACATGCTTCAAGCTGGTTCGAGTCGGTTGCCAACCGGCCCATTCCGGCCGCCGTATCAGCGGAGGAGTTACGCCAGGCGCTGGGCGGCCCATTCCCTCAGGAAGGAATCGATCCCGAGGCTGTCACCGGGATTCTTGCCCGCGCGGGAATGAAGGGTGCTGTGGCCTCGACCGGCCCGCGATATTTCGGCTTCGTGGTGGGAGGGAATCTCCCCGCCGCGCTCGCCGCGGACTGGCTGGTGTCGGCCTGGGACCAGAACGCCGGCATCTACGTTCTGTCACCCCTGGTCTCGGTGATTGAGGAGATCACCGGGTCATGGCTGCGGGAACTGGCGGGGCTTCCCGCAACCATGAGCTTTGGTTTTGTAACCGGCGGACACATGGCGAACTTTACCGCGCTGGCTGCAGCACGCCATCGTGTGCTGCGCGATGCCGGATGGGATGTGGAAGCAAACGGCATTTACGGAGCGCCGCCCGTTGAAGTCGTGGCGAGCGAGGAAGCCCACTACACAATCTCCACATCGGTTCGATTTCTGGGCCTCGGCGCCAATCGAGTTCGGCAAATCCCCACAGACAGCCAGGGCCGGATGAGCGTCTCTGGCCTGGCTGCTGCATTGCAGGGCATCCGGGGGCCGTGCATCGTCTGCGCGCAGGCCGGCAACGTGAATACAGGTGCGATCGATCCTCTCAGCGAAATCGCCGAGTGTGCCAGGAACAGCGGCGCATGGTTCCATGTGGACGGCGCGTTCGGGCTGTGGGCCGCCGTTTCGCCTGAACGGGCGGGCCTGCTGCGCGGCATTGAGAAGGCTGAT
The genomic region above belongs to Terriglobia bacterium and contains:
- a CDS encoding aminotransferase class V-fold PLP-dependent enzyme, which encodes MHEKIPSLLATIQKHASSWFESVANRPIPAAVSAEELRQALGGPFPQEGIDPEAVTGILARAGMKGAVASTGPRYFGFVVGGNLPAALAADWLVSAWDQNAGIYVLSPLVSVIEEITGSWLRELAGLPATMSFGFVTGGHMANFTALAAARHRVLRDAGWDVEANGIYGAPPVEVVASEEAHYTISTSVRFLGLGANRVRQIPTDSQGRMSVSGLAAALQGIRGPCIVCAQAGNVNTGAIDPLSEIAECARNSGAWFHVDGAFGLWAAVSPERAGLLRGIEKADSVATDAHKWLNVPYDCGITFCADESAHRSAMSLPAAYILATGGERDPHEFVPEESRRARAVPVYAAIRSLGRQGLNELVERNCRQTRRFADALAAAGYKVLNEVVLNQVLISFGTTEQTQRTIAAIQEDGTCWCGGTVWKGQTAMRISVCNWSTTDADVERSIEAILRAAKRSGSGV